A region from the Macaca mulatta isolate MMU2019108-1 chromosome 13, T2T-MMU8v2.0, whole genome shotgun sequence genome encodes:
- the CYRIA gene encoding CYFIP-related Rac1 interactor A isoform X1 — translation MGNLLKVLTREIENYPHFFLDFENAQPTEGEREIWNQISAVLQDSESILADLQAYKGAGPEIRDAIQNPNDIQLQEKAWNAVCPLVVRLKRFYEFSIRLEKALQSLLESLTCPPYTPTQHLEREQALAKEFAEILHFTLRFDELKMRNPAIQNDFSYYRRTISRNRINNMHLDIENEVNNEMANRMSLFYAEATPMLKTLSNATMHFVSENKTLPIENTTDCLSTMTSVCKVMLETPEYRSRFTSEETLMFCMRVMVGVIILYDHVHPVGAFCKTSKIDMKGCIKVLKEQAPDSVEGLLNALRFTTKHLNDESTSKQIRAMLQ, via the exons ATGCTCAGCctacagaaggagagagagaaatctggAACCAGATCAGCGCCGTCCTTCAGGATTCTGAGAGCATCCTTGCAGACCTGCAGGCTTACAAAGGCGCAGGCCCAGAGATCCGAGAC GCAAttcaaaatcccaatgacattCAGCTTCAAGAAAAAGCTTGGAATGCAGTGTGCCCTCTCGTTGTGAGGCTAAAGAGATTTTACGAGTTTTCCATTAGACTAG AAAAAGCTCTTCAGAGTTTATTGGAATCTCTGACTTGTCCACCCTACACACCAACCCAACACCTGGAAAGGGAGCAGGCCCTGGCAAAGGAGTTTGcggaaattttacattttacccTTCGATTCGATGAGCTGAAG ATGAGGAACCCGGCTATTCAGAATGACTTCAGCTACTACAGAAGAACCATCAGTCGCAACCGCATCAACAACATGCAC CTAGACATTGAGAATGAAGTCAATAATGAAATGGCCAATAGAATGTCCCTCTTCTATGCAGAAGCCACACCAATGCTGAAAACCCTTAGCAATGCCACAATGCACTTTGTCTCGGAA AACAAAACCCTGCCAATAGAGAACACCACAGACTGTCTCAGCACAATGACAAGTGTCTGTAAAGTCATGCTGGAAACTCC GGAGTACAGAAGTAGGTTTACGAGTGAAGAGACCCTGATGTTCTGCATGAGGGTGATGGTGGGAGTCATCATCCTCTATGACCATGTCCACCCTGTGGGAGCTTTCTGCAAGACGTCCAAGATCGAT ATGAAAGGCTGCATAAAAGTTTTGAAGGAGCAGGCCCCAGACAGTGTGGAGGGGCTGCTAAATGCCCTCAG GTTCACTACAAAGCACTTGAATGATGAATCGACTTCCAAACAGATTCGAGCAATGCTTCAGTAG